A genomic window from Sulfurimonas sp. hsl 1-7 includes:
- a CDS encoding DMT family transporter, which produces MTLCVLFWSVNFVLGRFVKDDVTPMELAFFRWFFVFLMVSPILIIRHEKIIHSLKQNFTILTVLAILGITTFNTLLYYGLTFTTSTNALIINSTVPILVLVLSFFILKQKIKFYQTTGIVLSTLGVIFLILKADIANILTLEFNEGDILIIITSLSWALYSVLLKYKPKDLNDFEYFSTTVAIGLIVLLPFYLYQGYSLQQELEVLQNNYPVFLYVSIFASISSYYLWHYGIEKIGASKTAQFTHLMPIFGIILASIFLKESLHSYHLLGASLIAFGIYLSLFYKNT; this is translated from the coding sequence ATAACTTTATGTGTCCTATTTTGGTCTGTAAACTTTGTACTGGGGAGATTTGTCAAAGACGATGTAACACCTATGGAATTAGCTTTTTTCAGATGGTTTTTTGTTTTTTTGATGGTGTCTCCGATCTTAATCATCAGACACGAAAAAATCATCCATTCTCTAAAACAAAATTTTACAATTCTAACAGTGCTGGCAATCCTTGGGATCACAACGTTTAATACCTTGTTGTACTACGGACTTACATTCACAACTTCCACAAATGCTCTGATCATAAACTCGACGGTTCCGATCTTAGTACTTGTTCTCTCCTTCTTTATTTTAAAACAAAAGATAAAGTTCTACCAAACTACGGGGATCGTACTATCAACCCTCGGTGTAATATTTTTAATACTCAAAGCTGACATTGCAAATATTTTGACTCTCGAATTTAATGAAGGGGATATTCTCATTATCATCACTTCACTATCGTGGGCTTTGTACTCTGTTTTACTCAAGTACAAACCAAAAGATCTCAATGATTTTGAGTATTTCTCTACAACCGTGGCAATCGGTTTAATAGTCTTGCTGCCGTTTTATCTCTATCAGGGATACTCGCTTCAACAAGAACTCGAAGTGTTGCAAAACAACTACCCAGTTTTTTTGTATGTCTCCATTTTTGCATCGATCTCATCTTACTATTTATGGCATTACGGCATAGAGAAAATAGGTGCATCAAAAACGGCACAGTTTACCCACCTTATGCCGATCTTCGGAATTATTTTAGCTTCGATCTTTTTAAAAGAGAGTTTACACTCCTACCATCTTTTGGGCGCTAGTCTAATAGCCTTTGGGATCTACTTATCTTTATTTTACAAAAACACCTAG